The following coding sequences lie in one Halorarum halophilum genomic window:
- the pheA gene encoding prephenate dehydratase has translation MQVVTLGPVGTYSHRAARSVADDVSFRESVSAIVDAVADGEAERGVVPVENSIEGSVSESLDALTEADVAVVREVVTPVRHALLAQSENFSIVASHSQALAQCRDYLEREYPNATPEAVASTARGVERAREDPDVAGIGHPATAEPSGEGKTLQVLAEDIQDRSSNATRFLVIAPESERSDAGGKTSVVVYPSANYPGLLLEVLEAFADRDINLTRIESRPSGDRLGDYLFHIDFEAGLYEERTKAAIAEVEEIVANGWVRVLGSYDTEHVIE, from the coding sequence ATGCAGGTAGTCACCCTCGGACCGGTAGGGACCTACTCACACCGTGCGGCCCGGTCCGTGGCCGACGACGTGTCGTTCCGCGAGTCCGTCTCGGCCATCGTCGACGCCGTCGCCGACGGCGAGGCCGAGCGCGGCGTCGTCCCGGTCGAGAACAGCATCGAAGGGAGCGTCTCCGAGAGCCTCGACGCCCTCACCGAGGCGGACGTCGCGGTCGTCCGCGAGGTCGTCACGCCCGTCCGCCACGCGCTGCTCGCCCAGTCGGAGAACTTCTCGATCGTCGCGTCCCACTCGCAGGCGCTCGCCCAGTGTCGCGACTACCTGGAGCGGGAGTACCCGAACGCGACCCCCGAGGCGGTCGCCTCCACGGCCCGCGGGGTCGAGCGGGCGCGGGAGGACCCCGACGTGGCGGGCATCGGACACCCGGCCACGGCGGAGCCGTCGGGCGAGGGGAAGACGCTGCAGGTGCTCGCCGAGGACATCCAGGACCGTTCGTCGAACGCGACCCGGTTCCTCGTCATCGCGCCCGAGTCGGAACGCTCCGACGCGGGCGGGAAGACGTCGGTCGTGGTCTACCCGAGCGCGAACTACCCGGGGCTCCTGCTCGAGGTCCTCGAGGCGTTCGCGGACCGTGACATCAACCTCACCCGCATCGAGTCGCGCCCGAGCGGCGACAGGCTGGGCGATTACCTCTTCCACATCGACTTCGAGGCGGGACTCTACGAGGAGCGAACCAAGGCGGCGATCGCCGAGGTGGAGGAAATCGTGGCGAACGGCTGGGTCCGCGTGCTCGGCTCGTACGACACTGAACACGTCATCGAGTGA
- a CDS encoding preprotein translocase subunit Sec61beta, whose protein sequence is MSSGQNSGGLMSSAGLVRYFDAEDRNAIRIDPKTVVAFGVLFGVMIILLNFAF, encoded by the coding sequence ATGAGCAGTGGACAGAACAGTGGCGGACTCATGTCCAGCGCGGGACTCGTCCGCTACTTCGACGCCGAGGACCGAAACGCCATCCGCATCGACCCGAAGACCGTGGTCGCCTTCGGCGTCCTCTTCGGCGTCATGATCATCCTCCTCAACTTCGCGTTCTGA
- a CDS encoding 50S ribosomal protein L15e — MARSFYSHIKEAWRNQDDGKLAELQWQRKQEWRREGAIVRIDRPTRLDKARELGYKAKQGVVMTRVSVRKGGARKQRHKAGRRSKRQGVNRIGRRKSIQRIGEERVSRKYPNLRVLASYPVGQDGSQKWFEVILIDPEHPAIQSDDDLNWICDDTQKGRAFRGLTNAGSKGRGLNNRGKGAEKTRPSVTSGDRGGK; from the coding sequence ATGGCACGAAGTTTCTACTCCCACATCAAGGAAGCCTGGCGGAACCAGGACGACGGGAAGCTGGCGGAGCTGCAGTGGCAGCGAAAACAGGAGTGGCGCCGCGAGGGCGCCATCGTCCGCATCGACCGCCCGACGCGCCTCGACAAGGCGCGCGAACTCGGCTACAAGGCCAAGCAGGGCGTCGTCATGACCCGCGTCTCGGTCCGCAAGGGCGGGGCGCGAAAGCAGCGCCACAAGGCGGGCCGCCGCTCGAAGCGACAGGGCGTCAACCGCATCGGCCGCCGGAAGTCCATCCAGCGCATCGGCGAGGAGCGCGTCTCGCGGAAGTACCCGAACCTCCGCGTGCTCGCCTCCTACCCCGTGGGCCAGGACGGCTCGCAGAAGTGGTTCGAAGTGATCCTCATCGACCCCGAACACCCGGCCATCCAGTCGGACGACGACCTGAACTGGATCTGCGACGACACGCAGAAGGGGCGCGCGTTCCGCGGGCTCACCAACGCCGGTTCGAAGGGTCGCGGCCTCAACAACCGCGGCAAGGGCGCCGAGAAGACCCGCCCGTCCGTAACGAGCGGCGATCGCGGCGGGAAGTAG
- the pdxT gene encoding pyridoxal 5'-phosphate synthase glutaminase subunit PdxT codes for MKAGVIAVQGDVSEHADAVRRAAASHGVDADVVEIREAGIVPDCDVLLMPGGESTTISRLLREEGIDEEITVHVHEGKPVLATCAGLIVASRDAKDERVDTIDLLDVTVDRNAFGRQADSFEAPLDVTGLDEPFPAVFIRAPVIDEVGGDVEVLAEWNGDPVAVKQGPVVGTSFHPELTDDARIHDLAFFAQEYAGSDVDVGAEAAE; via the coding sequence ATGAAGGCAGGCGTCATCGCCGTCCAGGGCGACGTCTCCGAACACGCGGACGCGGTCCGTCGCGCCGCCGCGAGCCACGGCGTCGACGCCGACGTGGTCGAGATCCGCGAGGCCGGGATCGTCCCCGACTGCGACGTGCTCCTCATGCCGGGCGGGGAGTCGACCACCATCTCGCGGCTGCTCCGCGAGGAGGGCATCGACGAGGAGATCACCGTCCACGTCCACGAGGGGAAACCCGTGCTCGCGACCTGCGCGGGGCTCATCGTCGCCTCCCGCGACGCGAAGGACGAGCGCGTCGACACCATCGACCTGCTCGACGTGACCGTCGACCGGAACGCGTTCGGCCGACAGGCGGACTCCTTCGAGGCACCCCTCGACGTGACCGGGCTCGACGAGCCGTTCCCGGCCGTGTTCATCCGCGCACCCGTCATCGACGAAGTCGGCGGCGACGTCGAGGTGCTGGCCGAGTGGAACGGCGACCCGGTCGCCGTGAAGCAGGGGCCGGTCGTCGGCACCTCGTTCCACCCCGAACTCACCGACGACGCCCGCATCCACGACCTGGCGTTCTTCGCGCAGGAGTACGCCGGGAGCGACGTCGACGTGGGCGCGGAGGCGGCCGAATGA
- the hisH gene encoding imidazole glycerol phosphate synthase subunit HisH, which produces MNSRADIVVVDYGLGNLRSATRGLERAGADVTITDDPEAFAAADGVVLPGVGAFREGMENAGPYRDALTEHAEAGRPLFGICLGMQMLLTSSEEAERAGQGDVTGLDLIPGRNVRFRDVETVPHMGWNDLSVERDHPVVEGVDGKYAYFVHSYYAEPDDDDAVMASTDYGRRFPAIVANEAGNVFGTQFHPEKSGETGLRILRNFVDYCVEQ; this is translated from the coding sequence GTGAACAGCCGAGCCGACATCGTCGTCGTGGACTACGGGCTTGGAAACCTCCGGAGCGCCACGCGCGGGCTCGAACGGGCCGGTGCGGACGTGACGATCACCGACGACCCTGAGGCGTTCGCGGCGGCCGACGGCGTCGTCCTGCCGGGCGTCGGCGCCTTCCGCGAGGGAATGGAGAACGCCGGGCCCTACCGCGACGCGCTGACCGAACACGCCGAGGCGGGCCGACCGCTGTTCGGCATCTGTCTGGGGATGCAGATGCTGCTCACCTCCAGCGAGGAGGCCGAGCGCGCCGGGCAGGGCGACGTGACCGGGCTGGACCTGATCCCCGGCAGGAACGTCCGCTTCCGCGACGTGGAGACGGTGCCACACATGGGCTGGAACGACCTCTCGGTCGAACGGGACCACCCGGTCGTCGAGGGCGTCGACGGGAAGTACGCCTACTTCGTCCACTCCTACTACGCCGAACCGGACGACGACGACGCGGTCATGGCCAGCACCGACTACGGAAGACGGTTCCCGGCCATCGTCGCGAACGAGGCCGGCAACGTGTTCGGCACGCAGTTCCACCCCGAGAAGAGCGGCGAGACCGGCCTGCGCATCCTCCGGAACTTCGTGGACTACTGCGTGGAGCAGTAG
- a CDS encoding uracil-DNA glycosylase: MDLDADLCVNGCERCPALVESRSRIVNGAGPTDADLVFVGEAPGATEDEQGEPFVGRSGTVLDDALRDAGLMRADVRITNCVRCRPPENRDPHVEELDNCRGYLAEELDRLDPELVVTLGKVPSQHLLGRSVAVTSEAGDVFDARVGETAIRLLVSVHPAATLYDRSQAETFESVILQAAELAGVGESGDGQSRLGEY; the protein is encoded by the coding sequence ATGGATCTGGACGCCGACCTCTGCGTGAACGGCTGCGAGCGCTGCCCGGCGCTCGTGGAGTCGCGCTCGCGGATCGTCAACGGCGCCGGCCCGACGGACGCGGACCTCGTGTTCGTCGGCGAGGCGCCTGGCGCGACCGAGGACGAGCAGGGCGAACCCTTCGTCGGCCGCTCGGGGACGGTACTCGACGACGCGCTCCGGGACGCCGGGCTCATGCGGGCCGACGTGCGCATCACGAACTGCGTCCGCTGTCGCCCGCCGGAGAACCGCGACCCGCACGTCGAGGAGCTGGACAACTGCCGCGGCTACCTCGCCGAGGAACTCGACCGGCTCGACCCGGAACTCGTCGTCACGCTCGGGAAGGTTCCCTCCCAGCACCTGCTCGGTCGGTCGGTCGCGGTGACCTCGGAGGCGGGCGACGTGTTCGACGCTCGCGTCGGCGAGACGGCGATTCGGCTGCTGGTGTCGGTACACCCGGCGGCGACGCTGTACGACCGGAGCCAGGCCGAGACGTTCGAGTCGGTGATACTGCAGGCCGCGGAGTTGGCGGGTGTCGGCGAGTCGGGCGACGGGCAGTCGCGGTTGGGCGAGTACTGA
- a CDS encoding ABC transporter permease: MRYIVRRVAQSVFTVFAVVSLSFGIVRLLPGGPADYLRAQLLQQGGSLTQSQINQRIAAQTNVNVGEPLYVQYVDYMVNVLQGDFGRSIWYDDSVASILGKAIPWTVFIMACALLLAFVVGITLGAFMAYREGSSTDYVGTAVSLVTNSTPDFIVGLVALTFLGYRFGLFPTTGHYASEVTPGLNLPFVVSVVHHGTLPILAISLYSFGGWAMDMRANSIRVLGEDYLRVARLRGLPERRIALRYVARNAILPMYTGLLIAIGFVFGGAIIIERIFGYPGLGYYLIGAIDARDYPLMMGGFIVICVAVTIGVLIADLTYGIVDPRAGGGDRESY; the protein is encoded by the coding sequence ATGCGCTACATCGTCCGCCGCGTCGCCCAATCCGTGTTCACCGTCTTCGCGGTCGTCTCGCTGTCGTTCGGTATCGTCCGGCTCCTACCGGGCGGGCCGGCCGACTACCTTCGGGCACAGCTCCTCCAGCAGGGCGGTTCGCTCACCCAGTCGCAGATCAACCAGCGGATCGCCGCCCAGACGAACGTGAACGTCGGCGAACCGCTGTACGTCCAGTACGTCGACTACATGGTGAACGTCCTCCAGGGCGACTTCGGCCGCTCCATCTGGTACGACGACTCGGTCGCCTCCATCCTCGGGAAAGCGATCCCGTGGACGGTGTTCATCATGGCCTGTGCGCTGCTGCTCGCGTTCGTCGTCGGGATCACCCTCGGCGCGTTCATGGCGTATCGCGAGGGCTCGTCGACCGACTACGTCGGGACGGCCGTCTCGCTCGTCACCAACTCGACGCCAGACTTCATCGTAGGGCTCGTCGCGCTGACGTTCCTCGGCTACCGGTTCGGGCTGTTCCCGACGACCGGTCACTACGCCTCCGAGGTGACGCCGGGGCTGAACCTCCCGTTCGTCGTCAGCGTCGTTCACCACGGTACACTCCCGATCCTCGCCATCTCGCTGTACAGCTTCGGTGGCTGGGCGATGGACATGCGCGCGAACAGCATCCGCGTGCTCGGGGAGGACTACCTCCGCGTGGCCCGCCTGCGAGGGCTCCCGGAGCGCCGCATCGCGTTGCGGTACGTCGCCCGGAACGCCATCCTGCCCATGTACACCGGCCTGCTCATCGCCATCGGCTTCGTGTTCGGCGGCGCCATCATCATCGAGCGCATCTTCGGCTACCCGGGGCTCGGCTACTACCTGATCGGCGCCATCGACGCCCGCGACTACCCGCTGATGATGGGCGGGTTCATCGTCATCTGCGTCGCCGTCACCATCGGCGTGCTGATCGCCGACCTGACGTACGGTATCGTCGACCCGCGTGCGGGGGGAGGTGACCGTGAGTCGTACTGA
- a CDS encoding ABC transporter permease produces MSRTDDSPRTDGGTVSDFDAVANEQVGAADRRREWVEEHLLAPGRVLWSDWRARIAVTVLTGYLLMGTVAWVSAAEWGPTIVPRPSPNQGPALVGAFRTLEFPLGTTFSGHSILSQVVHATPAMLKMIGAGAVFTVVVGATLGTVAGYKGGRVDDVVMTLVDVALTIPGLPLIIVLAGALTDSLQGNPYVIGVLLSINAWAGLSRAVRSQVLTLRGAEYVEASRVMGLGTGTVLRRDVLPNLMPYVTMNFVKQARAVIYGSVGLYFLGVLPYNAVNWGVMMNNANSQAGAVSSPAAFHWLAVPMVTVILLSLSLTLLAQSGDRLFNPRVRARHVSHTSDAPAGVNVDRDGTDRTDDEPPGADPEPDPARREEP; encoded by the coding sequence GTGAGTCGTACTGACGACTCCCCGCGAACGGACGGGGGTACCGTCTCGGACTTCGACGCGGTCGCGAACGAACAGGTCGGGGCGGCCGACCGCCGACGCGAGTGGGTCGAGGAGCACTTGCTCGCGCCGGGGCGGGTCCTCTGGAGCGACTGGCGCGCCCGCATCGCCGTCACGGTCCTGACGGGCTACCTCCTGATGGGCACCGTCGCGTGGGTCTCCGCCGCCGAGTGGGGACCGACGATCGTTCCCAGGCCGTCCCCGAACCAGGGCCCCGCACTCGTCGGCGCGTTCCGGACGCTCGAGTTCCCACTGGGCACGACGTTTTCGGGCCACAGCATCCTCTCGCAGGTCGTCCACGCGACGCCCGCCATGCTGAAGATGATCGGCGCCGGCGCCGTGTTCACCGTCGTCGTCGGGGCAACGCTCGGTACCGTTGCCGGCTACAAGGGCGGGCGCGTCGACGACGTCGTGATGACGCTGGTCGACGTGGCGCTCACCATCCCCGGCCTCCCGCTCATCATCGTCCTCGCCGGCGCGCTCACCGACTCGCTCCAGGGGAACCCGTACGTCATCGGGGTGTTGTTGTCGATCAACGCCTGGGCGGGGCTGTCCCGCGCCGTCCGCTCGCAGGTGCTCACGCTCAGGGGGGCCGAGTACGTCGAGGCCTCGCGCGTGATGGGGCTCGGGACGGGGACCGTCCTCCGCCGTGACGTGCTCCCGAACCTGATGCCGTACGTCACGATGAACTTCGTCAAGCAGGCTCGCGCAGTCATCTACGGTTCCGTCGGGCTGTACTTCCTCGGCGTCCTCCCGTACAACGCCGTCAACTGGGGCGTCATGATGAACAACGCGAACTCGCAGGCCGGGGCGGTGTCCTCGCCCGCAGCGTTCCACTGGCTCGCGGTGCCGATGGTGACCGTCATCCTGCTGTCGCTGTCGCTGACGCTGCTCGCACAGTCGGGCGACCGGCTGTTCAACCCGCGCGTCAGGGCCAGACACGTGTCCCACACCAGCGACGCGCCGGCCGGCGTGAACGTCGATCGGGACGGGACCGACCGGACGGACGACGAGCCACCGGGGGCCGACCCGGAACCCGATCCCGCCAGGAGGGAAGAGCCATGA
- a CDS encoding 50S ribosomal protein L40e translates to MASFDAAERRTLDKLICMRCNARNPKRADHCRKCGYARLRPKAKEPRTA, encoded by the coding sequence ATGGCGAGTTTCGACGCGGCCGAGCGCCGCACCCTCGACAAGCTCATCTGCATGCGGTGTAACGCCCGCAACCCCAAGCGCGCCGACCACTGCCGCAAGTGCGGCTACGCGCGCCTCCGACCGAAGGCGAAGGAACCCCGGACCGCATAA
- a CDS encoding endonuclease dU: MKAGARALGMAVSTPPGETPTAATVAGALVRADRTFDGLAFSTCTVGATDYTDSVIHCVESLDREDVQYLLAAGIAPAWFNVLDLLRVHESVGRPVLSVSFEASTGLETALREQFSGDALAERLAIYERQPSRVPVEGMDAWVRAVGVDDNEAADVVRELTPEGGRRPEPLRVARIAARAGRSLRDDGSSVSRGVGGSHDDRRDDRET; this comes from the coding sequence GTGAAGGCCGGCGCGCGGGCGCTCGGCATGGCGGTCTCGACGCCTCCGGGCGAGACCCCGACCGCCGCCACCGTCGCCGGGGCGCTTGTCCGCGCGGACCGGACCTTCGACGGCCTCGCTTTTTCCACGTGTACCGTCGGCGCAACCGACTACACGGACTCCGTGATCCACTGCGTCGAGTCGCTGGACCGCGAGGACGTCCAGTACCTGCTTGCGGCCGGCATCGCCCCGGCGTGGTTCAACGTGCTCGACCTCCTGCGGGTCCACGAGTCGGTCGGCCGTCCGGTGCTCTCCGTCTCCTTCGAGGCGAGCACCGGGCTCGAAACCGCGCTCCGCGAGCAGTTCTCGGGCGACGCCCTCGCCGAGCGACTCGCGATCTACGAGCGCCAGCCGTCACGCGTCCCCGTCGAGGGGATGGACGCCTGGGTGCGCGCGGTCGGCGTCGACGACAATGAAGCGGCCGACGTCGTCCGCGAACTCACGCCGGAGGGGGGGCGCCGGCCCGAACCGCTCCGGGTCGCACGCATCGCCGCCCGCGCCGGTCGGTCGCTTCGCGACGACGGCAGCAGCGTCAGCCGCGGCGTCGGTGGTTCCCACGACGACCGCAGGGACGACCGGGAGACCTAA
- the hisE gene encoding phosphoribosyl-ATP diphosphatase: MSDPVEPVGDDGTEDDATGNDATGSTRTGDAAVLDDLFATIESRRAELPEGSYTASLFTHEKGENAVLEKLGEEATETILAAKDDDDEALTAESADLVYHLLVLLAMKDLDVSDLRAELRDRF, from the coding sequence ATGAGCGACCCCGTCGAACCCGTCGGGGACGACGGAACCGAGGACGACGCGACCGGGAACGACGCGACCGGTTCGACCCGCACGGGAGACGCCGCCGTCCTCGACGACCTGTTCGCCACCATCGAGTCGCGCAGGGCGGAGCTCCCGGAGGGCTCCTACACCGCCTCGCTGTTCACCCACGAGAAGGGGGAGAACGCGGTGCTCGAGAAGCTCGGTGAGGAGGCCACCGAGACGATCCTCGCGGCGAAGGACGACGACGACGAGGCGCTGACCGCCGAGAGCGCCGACCTCGTCTACCACCTGCTCGTCCTGCTCGCGATGAAGGACCTCGACGTGTCGGACCTCCGCGCGGAGCTCCGTGACCGGTTCTGA
- a CDS encoding TrmB family transcriptional regulator: MATDPDASEEGGTDEVGENALRERLQLFGLSDKEVDAYLAVLAEGEATVRTVAEAAGVTQRYVYDIAEDLEARGLVRVHDHVTPTLLRAEPPAEAIPALTDRLGAVTPALEARYQQPGPATAEFETVKSRPTAIKRLRTLVEDATEEVFLSAPGNVVPEIRSALADAHDRGVFVLLLVSDSGHRTDFDGVASVVREWDAEGPLNTAVDNEAAMVGDAGLFSGRHADEVAVVVRQGHLAGSVLSASISSFWPAATEIHVTDPVELPRTFESFRHAIFQARLHRMAGVEVEAIVETQRHGEVAGRVTAVRQGFLEPATNDFPVENGLVLETPDGTVSVGGVGAFIEDYRAVRVTLQET; this comes from the coding sequence ATGGCGACTGACCCGGACGCGTCCGAGGAGGGAGGGACGGACGAGGTCGGCGAGAACGCCCTGCGAGAGCGTCTTCAGCTGTTCGGCCTCTCCGACAAGGAGGTGGACGCGTACCTCGCCGTGCTCGCGGAAGGGGAGGCGACCGTTCGGACCGTCGCGGAGGCCGCGGGGGTCACCCAGCGGTACGTGTACGACATCGCAGAGGATCTCGAGGCCCGCGGGCTCGTGCGCGTCCACGACCACGTGACTCCGACGCTCCTGCGGGCGGAGCCGCCCGCGGAGGCCATCCCGGCGCTCACCGACCGGCTCGGCGCGGTCACGCCGGCGCTCGAAGCGCGGTACCAGCAACCCGGTCCGGCGACCGCCGAGTTCGAGACCGTGAAGTCCCGGCCGACGGCGATCAAGCGGCTCCGGACGCTCGTCGAGGACGCCACCGAGGAGGTGTTCCTCTCGGCGCCCGGCAACGTCGTGCCCGAGATCAGGAGCGCGCTCGCGGACGCCCACGACCGCGGCGTGTTCGTGCTCCTGCTCGTCAGCGACAGCGGCCACCGCACGGACTTCGACGGGGTCGCGTCGGTGGTCCGCGAGTGGGACGCGGAGGGGCCGCTGAACACGGCCGTCGACAACGAGGCGGCGATGGTCGGCGACGCCGGCCTGTTTTCGGGACGGCACGCCGACGAGGTGGCCGTCGTCGTCCGGCAGGGTCACCTCGCCGGCTCGGTGTTGAGCGCCTCGATCAGCTCCTTCTGGCCCGCCGCGACGGAGATCCACGTGACCGACCCCGTCGAACTGCCCCGGACGTTCGAGTCGTTCCGGCACGCCATCTTCCAGGCCCGACTCCACCGGATGGCCGGCGTCGAGGTCGAAGCGATCGTCGAGACCCAGCGGCACGGCGAAGTCGCCGGCCGCGTCACGGCGGTCCGACAGGGGTTCCTCGAACCGGCGACGAACGACTTCCCCGTCGAGAACGGACTCGTACTCGAGACGCCGGACGGCACCGTCAGCGTCGGCGGCGTCGGTGCGTTCATCGAGGACTACCGCGCGGTCCGGGTAACCCTCCAGGAGACGTGA
- a CDS encoding DUF5786 family protein, with translation MGFGSYDESEQENQNVDADLDDETVSTGEADHEGSVEFEIGASNDELLDRLADIKDDA, from the coding sequence ATGGGCTTCGGGAGCTACGACGAGTCCGAACAGGAGAACCAGAACGTCGACGCGGACCTCGACGACGAGACGGTCTCGACGGGCGAGGCCGACCACGAGGGAAGCGTCGAGTTCGAGATCGGCGCGTCGAACGACGAACTCCTCGACAGGCTCGCGGACATCAAGGACGACGCCTGA
- a CDS encoding Hsp20/alpha crystallin family protein has translation MPQRNPFEDIERMFDRMNQELEQFGRQLEGEFVGDVDVDVAETDDEVTVVADLPGFSSSEISVSVANRELTLSAEHEEETEDESGDESDRRYHRRERSHRHVTRRLKLPADVVEEEADATYNNGVLTVTLPKAGGGDEDGTHIDVE, from the coding sequence ATGCCGCAACGGAACCCCTTCGAGGACATCGAGAGAATGTTCGATCGGATGAACCAGGAGCTGGAGCAGTTCGGCCGGCAGCTCGAGGGCGAGTTCGTCGGCGACGTGGACGTGGACGTGGCCGAGACTGACGACGAGGTCACGGTCGTCGCCGACCTTCCGGGGTTCAGTTCGTCGGAGATCAGCGTAAGCGTCGCGAACCGGGAACTCACCCTCTCGGCGGAACACGAGGAGGAAACCGAGGATGAGAGCGGGGACGAGAGCGACCGGCGCTACCACCGACGTGAGCGTTCCCACCGGCACGTGACGCGCCGCCTCAAGCTCCCCGCCGACGTGGTCGAGGAGGAGGCCGACGCGACGTACAACAACGGCGTACTCACCGTCACCCTGCCGAAGGCGGGGGGCGGCGACGAGGACGGAACCCACATCGACGTCGAGTGA
- a CDS encoding MBL fold metallo-hydrolase, translating into MNVVNVTADAEEFTCNAYLVDGAVPALVDAGTIPGVEDVVSEYTDDLDRVVLTHQHHDHVGELDAVLDAFDAELYAYSDHPRRDHALGPDAEVELGDETFEVVYTPGHAGDHVSFVGETALFSGDVVVYNDGAYDDGSFGRTDMAGQSRERLIESLDDLLEHLPDSVTSMYAGHGDPFHATEDESVRDVIERALSRAEEREPKYSDD; encoded by the coding sequence ATGAACGTCGTGAACGTGACCGCCGACGCCGAGGAGTTCACCTGCAACGCCTACCTGGTCGACGGCGCGGTGCCGGCGCTCGTCGACGCCGGCACGATACCGGGCGTCGAGGACGTCGTGAGCGAGTACACGGACGACCTCGACCGAGTGGTGCTCACCCACCAGCACCACGACCACGTCGGGGAACTCGACGCCGTGCTCGACGCGTTCGACGCCGAACTGTACGCCTACTCGGACCACCCGCGGCGGGACCACGCGCTGGGGCCCGACGCCGAGGTGGAGTTGGGCGACGAGACGTTCGAGGTCGTCTACACGCCGGGGCACGCGGGCGACCACGTCTCGTTCGTCGGCGAGACGGCGCTGTTCTCCGGCGACGTGGTCGTGTACAACGACGGCGCGTACGACGACGGCTCGTTCGGCCGGACGGACATGGCGGGCCAGTCGCGCGAGCGGCTCATCGAGAGCCTGGACGACCTGCTCGAGCACCTGCCCGACTCGGTGACGTCGATGTATGCGGGCCACGGCGACCCGTTCCACGCGACCGAGGACGAGTCCGTGCGGGACGTGATCGAGCGCGCGCTCTCGCGGGCCGAGGAGCGCGAACCGAAGTACTCCGACGATTAG
- a CDS encoding thioredoxin family protein, whose protein sequence is MSVRLKDFYADWCGPCKTQDPILEELEEEYPDVDFEKVDVEEEQDIANQYQVRSLPTLVVENDDGVVERFVGVTQREDIEEALSSAGA, encoded by the coding sequence ATGAGCGTCCGACTCAAGGACTTCTACGCGGACTGGTGTGGCCCGTGCAAGACGCAGGACCCCATCCTCGAGGAGCTCGAGGAGGAGTACCCCGACGTCGACTTCGAGAAAGTGGACGTCGAGGAGGAACAGGACATCGCCAACCAGTACCAGGTCCGGTCGCTCCCGACGCTCGTCGTCGAGAACGACGACGGCGTGGTGGAGCGGTTCGTGGGCGTGACCCAGCGCGAGGACATCGAGGAGGCGCTCTCGTCCGCTGGGGCCTGA